The genomic stretch TTCCAAACAATTTCTTGTTTTGCATGCACACTGACTTATCCTACTTCTCCACGGAAATTCGTCCTACGCGCTAGCAACCACATTTGGCTTACAGACGACGAGTATTTTAATAGAGACTAGTCAGTAGTCTGtgaataaatccacgggttccacagtcctttatatatcacattttgtgtttccgtaacacgacgtTTTTCTTACGGACAAACGGACagaatatggctattattaactAGTGACAGGGACATTAATATCGAGCAGAGAATTAGAAAAGTCAAAAGATGACCTCTCTAAGAAATAGTGGCATATTTTAGAAATTCAACGGGTTATTAAATTTAAGGTTGCGTAAAACGCAGTAAAAGTTTTCCCCCAACTGTTGTTTAATAACATTGCTTTAAAATGAGACAGATTTTTCAACCTCTCTAAGGTCTGGTTGTGTACGCTTATTAAAATTATGTACGCAAGAAAACTATTAATTCACTCTGTGATGTCTTTTCTCATGTGGAGCTTAATAGGAACCgacaaaaacctgcaatttgagaggaatattaaataaaagatttgTTATTCGCATCGCAAAAACAATTTGCAACGACAAGATATAAAGAAACTCGTGAAGACCACACATCAACAAAGGTAGGTGTTGTTTAATTCAGTTTAAAAGAATAAACTGAATTGTTTAAAAGTTTGCTTACTGCCACAAGTTTAAAGAGAAAAGTTTTAAGTTCAACCTCACGGGAACAAACACATAGATATATCCTATCTAGCTTGAAACATGACAGAAACAGTTTTAGATAAGCAAAAGCGCCTCTGTTTTATCGAGCATGTGTTTGGTTTAGATTTCACACCTCAATAATAAATCAACTATATTGtgaagagaaaaaaagatttgtttAAATTAGGATAAAGTTATGACGAAATCTTGATCACATGGTTgtcatcttcattttttaaacttttaatctttatGTCGCATGAACCAATTAGTATTATGTGGTGACAAGTGTTACGATCTTGGATATAAATATTAAGACAAAGACTTCGTCATTTTACAAAGACTGAAAAAGCGTGCCCAATCTGCAGCCGAAAAACTGTAAAGTCGCTGCTTTTACACACGTTAAGACCAGGCAATTAGTACTTAAACGCATTTGCTAGTATTTAAgcagaataaaataataaatgtcaGGGCTAATTCATCCTGCCGTCAGCAACAAATAGCTTTTTTTAAACAGTTGAATGTTACAAGATTCTATGCTTATTTTAAACATTGGTAAGTAAACATTGAAAGATCAAAATGCGTGAAACAAATAAATACCCTAtgtaattacttgtggtggAGTTTGTTTTTAGAGTGAACTGTATCCCAAGTAATCTTAATAGCATATTAGCTTGATAAAGAAAGGTTCCAAGTTAATTGTTACATAGGTAAAAGCAGTAAGGTGAAATTAGAGATAAATTGAAAAGTGTTTATACTGTGTTTTTAAGAAACTCTGAAGTTCCggctaataaaaatgtttttagattaCTGTAAATCAAGGGTAACATGCTTTATAATTTCTGCAATGGTTTTAAAGGGTGTGGGTTTTGCATTCTAAAGAATCTTTCACTTGATTTACTTCATCCAAGTAACTAGTGTTTATAAACGTAAAGAAAACTTGTCTTAGGTATTCGATCACGTTTCGTTATCCACTGCCGCACCCACACTCCACTGCCacgtcaaaattaaaaaataacaccCTTGAATTCACAAGCATTCGCACATACGTTTCTATAAAGCGTGTGCAGACCACCCCTCCTATTGACGTAAACATGTTACCTCGGAGCAACAAATCCTTAAGAAACAAACTTAGGTGCGCAATATTTTTTTCGATAACACCTTGTTTCAACGTTTTGATGAAATGGATAAAtaatttaactgtttttttaaataaatctgacgaaaaaaaaagaaaaattacaagaaaCATATTCGCAATTACTTAATAATGACGTAAATTCTTGAAAAAGcgaaaacatacaaaaatatcTTTATGTCAACAATAGAAGTTTGAAGTgagaaaataatgaaattttatGTTGCGACACCTTATGAATCAAGTGgagatatttttaatgtttagttTAATATAGACTTTTGCTAGCCACAATGAACCTAGGATTGCTTGAACCAAGCCTCAGTGCTTCTAAAACCATGCATAAATTTCGTGTTGTATTTTCAGAGATGGAAAATCGTGCGGTGAAGATAAACAACCAAGAAGAAGAACGGCTTTACCTCAAAATGAACGCATATGAGACACAGAAGAAATATTTCGAAAAGGAAATGCAATCCCAACAACGCACACTCATGTCCAAGTTGACacagaaattaaaatttacCCAACTACAGCAAAGAAAATCTGCTTATAAAGTCCCAACAAGCGAAATTGATGAGCCAATTCGAATGGAGGCAACGCAAAGAAGGCGATctgaaattattgtaaaacCTCCAATTTTCATGAAAGCAAGGAGGCATTCTGAAACACTTGGTAGCAACACGACCTCCTCGTTGCTGAACAAGCGAAATTATCTAAAGCCTCTTTTAACCAAGAGTTTACAGACCGAAAGAATTGAAGCTTTTTCAAATGTATTGAATTGCTTTCCAGAAAG from Hydractinia symbiolongicarpus strain clone_291-10 chromosome 12, HSymV2.1, whole genome shotgun sequence encodes the following:
- the LOC130622777 gene encoding uncharacterized protein LOC130622777 codes for the protein MLQDSMLILNIEMENRAVKINNQEEERLYLKMNAYETQKKYFEKEMQSQQRTLMSKLTQKLKFTQLQQRKSAYKVPTSEIDEPIRMEATQRRRSEIIVKPPIFMKARRHSETLGSNTTSSLLNKRNYLKPLLTKSLQTERIEAFSNVLNCFPESSVMSADNSPASVQRSLCPKNVVLSAGNSPLMPRTDSLAQQESHSALCLNVKSPSKENNRARLHREWFSSNDNLIMEQRKRDVCYGKRDSFVLPAIAIQEYTGQVSLISKKTNRRESAIIEEFDDKEIEDKE